One Calditrichia bacterium DNA window includes the following coding sequences:
- a CDS encoding SDR family oxidoreductase gives MKILFIGGTGVISSACAEWCVANGHELVLLHRGKSFRAVPEGAKSLIADINQPDAVADKLGNHTFDVIVDWIAFAPADVDRDIRLFRDRTAQYVFISSASAYQKPLKQLPITEETPLENPFWEYSQKKIACEKRLFREHRETGFPVTIVRPSHTYDRTMIPLRGGGTALQRLLSGIPVIVQGDGTSLWTLTHHRDFAKGFGGVLGENSAIGEAFHITSDEWLTWDRITELMAEAAGVTPKLLHVPSHILEREIPEWQGSLLGDKAHSAIFDNSKIKRLAPDFSADIPFSEGAKEIVEWHTANPARLTVDPQLDQKMDELVARFS, from the coding sequence ATGAAAATATTGTTTATCGGCGGGACGGGCGTGATCAGTTCGGCGTGCGCCGAATGGTGTGTTGCGAACGGGCACGAGTTGGTGTTGCTCCATCGCGGAAAATCGTTTCGGGCGGTGCCGGAGGGTGCAAAATCGCTGATCGCAGACATCAATCAACCGGACGCGGTTGCGGACAAATTGGGCAATCACACATTTGATGTGATCGTCGATTGGATCGCATTCGCCCCGGCAGATGTTGATCGCGACATCCGGCTGTTCCGCGACCGGACGGCGCAATACGTGTTTATCAGCAGCGCGTCCGCCTATCAAAAACCGCTGAAACAATTGCCGATCACCGAAGAAACGCCGCTGGAAAATCCATTTTGGGAATATTCACAAAAGAAAATTGCCTGCGAGAAACGGCTCTTTCGCGAGCACCGCGAAACCGGATTTCCGGTGACGATTGTGCGACCATCGCACACGTATGACCGGACGATGATCCCTTTGCGCGGCGGCGGCACCGCGTTGCAGCGGTTGCTTTCGGGGATACCGGTGATTGTTCAGGGCGACGGCACATCGCTATGGACGTTGACGCATCATCGCGATTTTGCGAAAGGCTTTGGCGGTGTTTTGGGCGAAAACAGCGCAATCGGCGAAGCGTTTCACATCACTTCCGATGAATGGCTGACCTGGGATCGCATCACCGAATTGATGGCCGAAGCGGCGGGCGTGACGCCAAAATTATTGCACGTTCCGTCGCATATTCTGGAGCGGGAAATTCCGGAATGGCAGGGCAGTTTGCTCGGCGACAAAGCACACAGCGCCATTTTTGACAACAGCAAAATCAAACGACTGGCACCGGATTTTTCCGCGGATATTCCCTTCAGCGAAGGTGCGAAAGAAATCGTCGAGTGGCACACGGCTAATCCGGCGCGGCTAACTGTCGATCCGCAACTCGATCAAAAAATGGATGAACTGGTTGCCCGGTTTTCGTGA
- a CDS encoding ABC transporter permease: MLSNYFKLAYRNLLSNKMVFLINIFGLSIAVGCCITVFLFLKNNWTMDDFHENGERIFIVEYAVDNDGQEQIWGSSPMPLGPALADEFPQIERAVRTELMGGKVYLDDRVFNELVYFADPGFFDMFTFPLKMGDPQVLNEPNAVILSANFAEKYFNDENPMGKNIIVVIDNQHKRIFTVKGVAEKFPENIGFGFDILTGFNTLASIRPDAQTDWTQPARGTFVQLRQPEDVQILAKNMGKFVSLHNAVNDDVQIQSFVFDNLRHPNDEAYQVYRRPFEASHPLLTVMFSLIALLMMALSCFNYINISLGLAGKRLKEIGVRKVMGGKKIQLIAQFMSENLLLCLLALIAGLALTEGVFAPMLNARMVTKISLSFVDDPWLWYFLTGLLALTGVASGAYPAFYLSSLQPVSIFRGQSLFKRKSLLTRIFLTIQFVLAFCTVIIGVVLVFASDYWENLPWGYRPEQTLVVRLDQPENYPFLKTEAERNPYVLRTAGAMNQIGESLNRDNVFFDETKFEVVRFDVSAGYFETMGLRLSSGRFFDEDRQFEDADAVVINQTFAEARDWTAPLGQQFRADDKTYTVIGVVDDFKILGSAATRPVVFYSADAAKLAYLVIRYESGAGTRVEQFMKSAWQGLYPEIPFSYFHQKLVFENFYENFDRAASSFRYIAGLALVIACLGLFGLASQNYASHLKEVSIRKVLGASVKDIVFLSNRMFLFILAIASIVATTVCFSGIQLLLSEVKEFTGTMELGIAPYILANALVFLTAFIAISSQTYKLARISPATTLRDE, translated from the coding sequence ATGCTTTCCAATTATTTCAAACTGGCGTATCGCAATCTGCTGTCCAATAAAATGGTGTTTCTGATCAATATTTTTGGGCTGTCGATTGCCGTTGGCTGTTGCATCACGGTGTTTTTATTCCTGAAAAACAACTGGACGATGGATGATTTTCACGAAAACGGCGAACGGATTTTCATCGTCGAATACGCGGTTGACAACGACGGACAGGAGCAAATCTGGGGCTCATCGCCAATGCCGCTCGGTCCGGCGCTCGCGGATGAATTTCCGCAAATCGAGCGCGCCGTGCGCACAGAACTGATGGGCGGAAAAGTGTATTTGGACGATCGCGTGTTCAACGAGCTGGTGTATTTCGCCGATCCCGGATTTTTCGACATGTTCACTTTTCCGCTAAAAATGGGCGATCCGCAGGTGCTCAACGAGCCGAATGCCGTCATTTTGAGCGCAAATTTCGCGGAAAAATATTTTAATGATGAAAATCCAATGGGTAAAAATATCATTGTCGTCATCGATAATCAGCATAAAAGAATCTTCACGGTGAAAGGTGTGGCGGAAAAATTTCCGGAAAATATCGGCTTTGGATTTGATATTCTCACCGGATTCAACACGCTGGCATCCATTCGCCCGGACGCCCAAACCGATTGGACACAACCGGCCAGAGGCACATTTGTTCAGCTGCGTCAACCGGAAGATGTTCAAATTTTGGCGAAAAATATGGGAAAATTCGTTTCGCTGCACAACGCGGTGAATGACGATGTGCAGATCCAATCGTTCGTTTTTGACAATCTGCGCCACCCGAATGATGAAGCATATCAGGTGTATCGCCGCCCGTTCGAGGCATCGCACCCGTTGCTGACAGTCATGTTTTCACTCATTGCGCTGCTGATGATGGCGCTTTCCTGCTTCAATTACATCAATATTTCGCTGGGTTTGGCGGGCAAACGATTGAAGGAAATCGGCGTTCGCAAAGTGATGGGCGGAAAAAAAATCCAGCTCATCGCCCAGTTTATGTCCGAAAATCTGCTGCTCTGCCTGCTGGCGCTCATCGCCGGGCTGGCGCTCACCGAAGGCGTTTTTGCACCGATGTTAAACGCGAGAATGGTTACCAAAATATCCCTTTCGTTTGTCGATGATCCCTGGCTGTGGTATTTCCTGACCGGATTGCTGGCGCTTACCGGCGTTGCATCCGGCGCGTATCCGGCGTTTTACCTCAGTTCGCTGCAGCCGGTTTCCATTTTTCGCGGACAATCGTTGTTTAAACGCAAGAGTTTGCTCACCCGCATTTTTTTGACGATCCAGTTTGTGTTGGCGTTTTGCACCGTGATCATCGGTGTGGTGCTGGTGTTTGCGAGCGATTATTGGGAAAATTTGCCGTGGGGTTATCGACCGGAGCAGACGCTGGTGGTGCGGCTCGATCAGCCGGAAAATTACCCGTTTCTGAAAACAGAAGCGGAGCGAAACCCGTATGTTTTGCGCACTGCCGGAGCGATGAATCAGATTGGCGAATCGCTAAACCGGGATAATGTCTTTTTCGATGAAACGAAATTCGAGGTGGTACGTTTTGATGTCAGCGCCGGTTATTTCGAAACGATGGGATTGCGGCTGTCGAGCGGGCGCTTTTTTGATGAAGATCGCCAATTTGAAGATGCCGATGCGGTGGTGATCAACCAAACGTTTGCCGAAGCACGCGACTGGACAGCGCCACTCGGACAACAATTCCGTGCGGATGACAAAACCTACACGGTCATCGGCGTGGTGGATGATTTTAAAATTCTCGGTTCTGCGGCAACCCGTCCGGTGGTGTTTTATTCCGCAGATGCCGCAAAGCTGGCTTATCTCGTGATTCGTTACGAATCCGGCGCGGGCACCCGGGTTGAGCAATTCATGAAATCCGCCTGGCAGGGGCTTTATCCGGAAATCCCGTTCAGCTATTTCCATCAAAAACTGGTGTTCGAAAATTTTTATGAAAATTTTGACCGTGCGGCGAGTTCGTTTCGCTACATTGCCGGTTTGGCGTTGGTCATCGCGTGTCTGGGATTGTTCGGTCTGGCATCGCAAAACTATGCCAGTCATTTGAAAGAGGTGAGCATTCGCAAGGTGTTGGGCGCATCGGTGAAAGATATTGTTTTTCTTTCCAACCGTATGTTTTTGTTCATTTTAGCAATTGCGAGCATTGTGGCAACGACCGTCTGTTTTTCGGGAATTCAGTTGCTGCTCAGCGAGGTGAAAGAATTTACGGGAACGATGGAATTGGGGATCGCGCCGTATATTTTGGCAAACGCGCTGGTTTTCCTGACCGCATTCATCGCGATCAGCAGCCAAACCTACAAACTGGCGCGCATTTCCCCGGCGACGACGTTGCGGGATGAATAG
- a CDS encoding ABC transporter permease, whose amino-acid sequence MFRNYIITAARTLWKNRLFSLVNILGLSVGLAIALVIYLFVSAELSYDKFHVHGDQIYRVLRIGNINGEKYLIGVTSPPYATALETDFPSSVTSAVRVMTSDGQVTYQNHSFREENLFLADANFFEFFSFPLAKGDPATVLSTPNSVVISPEIAKKYFGDADPVGKTLRVDNQYDFTVTGVTAPNNLRSHLNFDMVASLAMFADADWYSNWWNNNLYTYVQIATPTAAAQVEAQLGAFIDKYLGDDFANFGSRIDVTLQPLSEVYFQNDVRYDSVLHGDRGAVMIFAAIALFILMIACINYMNLSTARAGRRAREIGVRKTLGANPGTLIVQFLTESFLVALLAMVIAIAAVELLLPVFNTEFALDLQLPLADPHMQLLLGAVLLIVTLAAGSYPALMLSSFRPVRVLKGRSPRLAHTIFLRKGLVVFQFAISVVLIIATLLVGRQLDFLRNKNLGFNDKQVVLVRLDNSEIRQNRFQFKDRLRSEPGVRAVSLMSGEPGGFHDTMSHEVTGLDEKPRLRTVFSDVDYAKTLDIPIVAGRDFSESFGADGQQSVLLNETAVRKLGWSNEEAVGKRFKNVYTDSSYREVVGVLKDYHFASLKTPIEPLIVSCRDRGWAGTIAVKIDADNAREAIAAMEKQWNAISPEYPFNYTFLDDSFFRLYRQEQQESRLFSVFTIIAIFIACLGIYALASFAADERTREIGIRKVLGATVPNLIQMLSQEFLLLVSIAGLIAAPLAWFAMRRWLENFAYHITMEWWIYALAIGLALFVALATVIFQAIKAALANPVKSLRYE is encoded by the coding sequence ATGTTTCGTAATTACATCATCACCGCTGCGCGGACGCTCTGGAAAAACCGGCTGTTTTCGCTGGTGAATATTTTGGGGCTTTCGGTCGGGCTGGCGATTGCTCTCGTCATTTATTTGTTTGTTTCCGCGGAGCTGAGTTACGATAAATTTCATGTCCACGGGGACCAGATTTACCGGGTGTTGCGCATCGGCAATATCAATGGCGAGAAATATCTGATCGGCGTTACGTCGCCGCCGTATGCCACCGCGCTGGAAACCGATTTTCCGTCGAGCGTGACATCTGCGGTGCGGGTGATGACCAGTGACGGGCAGGTGACCTACCAAAATCACTCTTTCCGCGAAGAAAATTTATTTCTGGCTGACGCCAATTTTTTTGAATTTTTCAGCTTTCCGCTGGCAAAAGGCGATCCGGCAACCGTGCTCAGCACGCCAAATTCGGTGGTCATTTCGCCGGAAATCGCCAAAAAATATTTCGGCGATGCCGATCCGGTCGGGAAAACGCTGCGGGTGGATAATCAATACGATTTCACCGTAACCGGCGTGACCGCGCCAAACAATTTGCGCTCGCACCTCAATTTTGATATGGTTGCATCGCTGGCGATGTTCGCGGATGCAGACTGGTATTCCAACTGGTGGAATAATAATTTGTATACATATGTGCAAATCGCCACGCCGACAGCGGCAGCGCAAGTTGAGGCGCAGTTGGGCGCATTTATCGATAAATATTTGGGCGATGATTTTGCGAATTTCGGCAGCCGCATCGATGTGACGCTGCAACCGCTGTCGGAAGTTTATTTTCAAAATGATGTGCGCTACGATTCCGTGCTTCATGGCGATCGCGGCGCGGTGATGATTTTCGCGGCTATCGCTTTGTTTATTTTGATGATAGCATGCATCAATTACATGAATTTATCGACCGCACGGGCGGGGCGTCGCGCCCGGGAAATCGGCGTTCGCAAAACGCTCGGCGCCAATCCGGGCACGCTGATTGTCCAGTTCCTCACCGAATCTTTTCTGGTCGCGTTGCTGGCGATGGTGATTGCCATTGCCGCCGTGGAACTGCTGCTGCCCGTGTTCAACACTGAATTTGCGCTGGATTTGCAATTGCCGTTGGCAGATCCGCACATGCAGCTATTGCTCGGCGCCGTGTTGCTGATCGTCACGCTGGCGGCGGGCAGCTATCCCGCGTTGATGCTCTCGTCGTTTCGTCCGGTGCGGGTGCTCAAAGGGCGTTCGCCGCGACTGGCGCACACTATTTTTCTGCGAAAAGGGCTGGTGGTTTTCCAGTTCGCGATATCCGTTGTGCTGATTATCGCGACGCTGCTGGTCGGGCGACAGCTCGATTTTCTGCGTAACAAAAATCTCGGTTTCAACGATAAGCAGGTGGTGCTGGTGCGGCTGGACAACAGCGAGATTCGCCAGAACCGGTTCCAATTTAAGGATCGATTGCGCAGCGAACCGGGTGTTCGCGCTGTTTCGCTGATGTCCGGCGAACCGGGCGGTTTTCACGATACGATGTCTCACGAGGTGACCGGACTCGACGAAAAACCGCGGTTGCGCACCGTTTTTTCCGATGTCGATTACGCCAAAACGCTCGATATTCCGATTGTCGCCGGTCGCGATTTTTCGGAATCGTTTGGCGCAGACGGGCAGCAATCCGTTTTGCTGAACGAAACTGCCGTCCGCAAACTGGGCTGGAGCAATGAAGAAGCGGTCGGCAAACGATTTAAAAATGTGTACACGGACAGCAGCTATCGCGAAGTGGTTGGCGTGCTGAAAGATTATCATTTTGCATCGCTGAAAACGCCGATTGAACCGCTGATTGTGAGCTGTCGGGATCGCGGCTGGGCGGGCACGATCGCCGTAAAAATTGACGCAGACAATGCCCGCGAAGCCATCGCCGCGATGGAAAAGCAGTGGAATGCGATATCACCGGAATATCCGTTTAACTATACTTTTTTGGACGATTCGTTTTTCCGGCTTTACCGGCAGGAGCAGCAGGAATCGCGACTGTTTTCCGTATTCACGATTATTGCAATTTTCATCGCATGTTTAGGCATTTACGCGCTGGCTTCGTTCGCGGCGGATGAGCGCACCCGGGAAATCGGGATTCGCAAAGTGCTCGGCGCAACCGTCCCGAACCTGATTCAGATGCTGTCTCAGGAATTTTTGCTGCTGGTGAGCATCGCCGGCTTGATTGCCGCGCCGTTGGCGTGGTTTGCGATGCGCCGCTGGCTGGAAAATTTCGCCTATCACATCACGATGGAGTGGTGGATTTATGCCCTCGCAATCGGACTGGCGTTGTTCGTTGCACTGGCAACAGTGATTTTTCAGGCGATCAAAGCAGCGCTGGCAAATCCAGTAAAATCATTGCGTTACGAGTAG
- a CDS encoding bile acid:sodium symporter family protein — MLTTVTKLFPLWAILFSITGFLSPDYFSGMKFLIVPFLMLIMLCMGVTLTIADFKRAAKRPGVVALGVAMQYVLMPAVAWLISRLFGFSPELTVGMVLVGSVSGGTASNVICYLARADVALSITMTFVSTLLAVLATPLLTWLYVGQTVPVPVADMLLSVAKIVLLPLAAGLLLNHFFGRQIAALEQVFPFLAMLAIVFIIGVIVALNQPKIAETGASVALAVMLHNLTGMACGYFLSRRFVDDEQIARTVAIEVGMQNSGLAVALAIQYFSAAAALPGALFSIWHNISGSLLAGFWSGKSPKKSSRSNQQG, encoded by the coding sequence ATGCTAACCACTGTCACCAAATTATTCCCGCTCTGGGCGATCCTGTTTTCGATCACCGGATTTTTGTCTCCGGATTATTTCAGCGGGATGAAATTCCTGATCGTCCCGTTTTTGATGCTGATAATGCTGTGCATGGGCGTAACGCTCACGATTGCAGATTTTAAGCGCGCTGCCAAACGTCCCGGCGTTGTTGCGCTGGGCGTCGCGATGCAATATGTCCTGATGCCGGCGGTGGCCTGGCTGATTTCCCGGTTGTTCGGTTTTTCGCCGGAGCTGACCGTGGGGATGGTGCTGGTCGGGAGCGTTTCCGGCGGTACGGCGTCCAACGTCATCTGCTATCTGGCGCGGGCGGATGTGGCGCTGTCCATCACCATGACCTTCGTTTCCACGCTGCTGGCGGTGCTCGCGACGCCGCTGCTCACCTGGCTGTATGTCGGGCAAACCGTGCCCGTTCCGGTTGCAGATATGCTGCTGAGCGTTGCCAAAATTGTGCTGCTGCCGCTGGCTGCGGGACTGCTGCTCAACCATTTTTTTGGCAGACAGATTGCCGCGCTCGAACAGGTGTTCCCGTTTCTGGCGATGCTGGCAATCGTGTTTATCATTGGCGTGATTGTCGCGTTGAACCAGCCGAAAATCGCCGAAACCGGTGCGTCAGTCGCGCTCGCGGTGATGTTGCACAACCTCACCGGCATGGCTTGCGGTTATTTTCTTTCCCGCCGATTTGTGGACGATGAGCAGATCGCCCGGACAGTCGCCATCGAAGTGGGGATGCAAAATTCCGGGTTGGCAGTTGCGCTGGCGATCCAGTATTTTTCCGCCGCAGCCGCGCTGCCGGGCGCACTGTTCAGCATCTGGCACAATATTTCCGGTTCGCTGCTGGCCGGGTTCTGGTCGGGTAAATCGCCGAAAAAAAGCAGCCGCAGCAACCAACAGGGTTGA
- a CDS encoding choice-of-anchor D domain-containing protein: MQNPRMIFRCMTILIFFWANLLFSQTLLNVYELPGEAYFNSAYGLTSDSSSIWLSSGSTSAGNAGQLTRFDLNGNQTGTIPTTLGSSQGLTWTGTHFWYFRRATTATSAFVKLLPDGTPVDTILTGTNYVSGLCWDGDGLWYSLYYPNEDAALYKMDVTTQTIVDTIQTLGDQPQGIAFDGQFFYYAMDNNDGDAENIYIYDPAKSDTVGLIPIADPISTSPRGLAWDGNHLWLVADPVGTAQRALFEFEISGGGAGNIDLLTSLLNFGLTEVATVDSVALNILNIGNGTLTVDNISFDNPLFFIENDLLPINIPASGNQTVWVYFSPDTAGNQSGTMSIFSNDPAEPEAQLSLTARGMFSNPTIGLIADSHDFGNIWVGQEGIVEWELQVVNEGISTLNIEGFSNNDPAFYLEPTPTIWIISPGDTFDVTVFFSPSEGQVYLDTLTLSSFDVTVASQKIALRGTGVSGPFNGGYQYFEYQVPDHPATSFNEYRPLALKTIADLTGDGIREIVLCTRNYWTICLDGASADKGIELWRFSSYISNSSAGAIGNTNDLPPQQRALAIANDLNGDGFEDVVIGTGGGNERVYALDGQTGEIIWDFGTDDPNQFGLGDITGVVAVDDFNGDGVNDILATGSATDNGLGGRRTVYLFDGTNGQILWSRFVGSFLRMGAAIGDVNGNGSYDVVVATGAGTQNTYAIIAYDPVSGASLWNFPIGEPAGGGREVIRYDVPGETADVIAGAYFSTVYRIDSETGNMVWQFSGGFSAVNQIRIIEDLDDDGLDDLLISTFSSNFYCVSGADGSIIWQTLLGDFSWSGHAIRDLTGDGIQDVLVANRNDNLYMLNGTDGTIFDSFDMKSDFLQGATLVFPHEDLDGNGSVDILGAADDGRLVAISGGTSALAIDDSPTAMPSDYALSQNYPNPFNPGTAFSVSLPERADVQITVFNMLGQNVAELFNGKLAAGQHEFAFDANQLPSGVYFYRVSANQFVQTRKMLLVR; encoded by the coding sequence ATGCAAAATCCGCGAATGATTTTCCGTTGCATGACCATTTTGATTTTCTTTTGGGCTAACCTGTTGTTTTCCCAAACGTTACTAAATGTTTACGAATTGCCGGGCGAAGCGTATTTCAACTCGGCATACGGGCTGACCTCCGACAGTTCGTCCATCTGGTTGTCCAGCGGCAGCACCAGCGCGGGCAACGCCGGCCAGTTGACCCGATTTGATTTGAACGGCAACCAGACCGGCACCATCCCAACAACGCTCGGCTCGTCGCAGGGATTGACGTGGACGGGCACACATTTCTGGTATTTCCGGCGCGCCACCACCGCGACATCCGCGTTCGTGAAACTGCTGCCGGACGGCACGCCGGTGGACACGATTCTCACCGGCACCAATTACGTCAGCGGGCTGTGCTGGGATGGCGACGGGCTGTGGTATTCGCTGTATTATCCCAACGAGGACGCCGCGCTGTATAAAATGGATGTGACCACCCAAACGATTGTCGATACCATTCAAACGCTCGGTGATCAGCCGCAGGGCATCGCGTTCGACGGACAGTTTTTTTATTACGCAATGGACAACAACGACGGCGACGCCGAGAACATCTACATTTATGATCCCGCCAAATCCGATACGGTCGGGCTGATCCCAATTGCCGACCCGATTTCCACCAGTCCTCGCGGGCTGGCGTGGGACGGCAATCATCTGTGGCTGGTGGCCGATCCTGTGGGAACGGCGCAGCGGGCGCTGTTCGAATTCGAGATTTCCGGCGGCGGCGCGGGCAATATCGACCTGCTGACATCGCTGCTCAATTTCGGGCTGACGGAGGTTGCCACGGTCGATTCAGTCGCGCTGAATATTTTGAACATCGGCAACGGCACGCTCACCGTCGACAATATTTCTTTCGATAACCCATTGTTTTTTATTGAAAACGACTTGCTGCCGATCAACATTCCGGCAAGCGGAAACCAGACAGTTTGGGTTTATTTTTCGCCGGACACTGCGGGCAACCAATCCGGCACGATGAGCATTTTCAGCAACGATCCGGCGGAACCGGAAGCGCAACTGAGCCTCACCGCACGCGGGATGTTCAGCAATCCGACCATCGGTTTGATCGCGGATTCGCACGATTTCGGGAACATCTGGGTCGGGCAGGAAGGCATCGTCGAATGGGAATTGCAGGTGGTCAACGAAGGCATTTCAACGCTGAATATCGAGGGGTTCAGCAACAACGATCCGGCATTTTATCTCGAACCGACGCCGACGATCTGGATTATTTCGCCCGGTGATACGTTTGATGTGACGGTGTTTTTCTCGCCAAGCGAAGGTCAGGTTTATCTGGATACACTCACGCTGTCCAGTTTTGATGTGACTGTGGCATCGCAAAAAATTGCGTTGCGCGGCACGGGCGTCAGCGGTCCGTTCAATGGCGGCTATCAATATTTTGAATATCAGGTGCCCGATCATCCCGCGACCAGTTTTAACGAATATCGCCCGCTGGCGCTGAAAACCATTGCCGATCTCACCGGCGACGGCATTCGGGAAATCGTGCTCTGCACCCGTAATTACTGGACGATCTGTCTCGATGGTGCAAGCGCCGATAAAGGCATCGAGCTGTGGCGGTTTTCCAGCTACATTTCCAATTCCAGTGCGGGCGCCATCGGCAATACGAATGATTTGCCACCGCAACAGCGCGCACTGGCGATCGCGAACGATCTCAACGGCGACGGATTTGAGGATGTGGTCATCGGCACCGGCGGCGGAAACGAGCGTGTTTATGCGCTGGACGGGCAAACCGGTGAAATTATTTGGGATTTCGGCACCGACGACCCCAACCAGTTTGGATTGGGCGACATCACCGGCGTTGTGGCTGTTGACGATTTCAACGGCGATGGCGTAAACGATATTTTGGCAACTGGCAGCGCCACGGACAACGGACTCGGCGGACGCCGGACAGTTTACCTTTTCGACGGGACAAACGGGCAAATTTTGTGGTCGCGGTTTGTCGGCAGCTTTTTGCGGATGGGCGCCGCCATCGGTGACGTAAACGGCAACGGCAGCTACGATGTGGTGGTTGCCACCGGCGCCGGTACCCAAAATACATACGCGATTATTGCGTACGATCCGGTTTCCGGCGCATCGCTGTGGAATTTTCCGATTGGTGAACCAGCTGGCGGCGGGCGGGAAGTGATCCGTTACGACGTGCCCGGCGAAACCGCGGATGTGATCGCAGGTGCATATTTTTCAACGGTTTACCGCATCGATAGCGAAACAGGAAATATGGTTTGGCAATTTTCCGGCGGCTTTTCGGCGGTGAACCAGATCCGCATCATCGAGGATCTCGATGACGACGGGCTGGACGATTTGCTGATTTCCACCTTCAGCAGCAATTTTTACTGCGTGAGCGGCGCAGATGGCAGCATCATTTGGCAAACGCTGCTCGGCGATTTCAGTTGGAGCGGACACGCCATTCGCGATCTCACCGGCGATGGCATTCAGGATGTGCTCGTTGCCAATCGCAACGATAATTTATACATGCTCAACGGCACAGACGGCACTATTTTCGATTCGTTTGATATGAAAAGCGATTTTCTGCAGGGCGCAACGCTGGTTTTTCCGCACGAAGATTTGGATGGCAACGGCTCCGTCGATATCCTCGGCGCAGCGGATGACGGGCGATTGGTGGCGATTTCCGGCGGCACTTCTGCACTCGCGATCGACGATTCGCCAACGGCAATGCCGAGCGATTACGCGCTGTCGCAGAATTACCCGAATCCATTCAACCCCGGAACGGCGTTTTCCGTTTCGCTGCCGGAGCGGGCGGACGTTCAGATAACGGTGTTCAACATGCTCGGGCAAAACGTTGCGGAGCTGTTCAACGGCAAGCTTGCCGCCGGACAGCACGAATTTGCGTTCGACGCAAACCAGTTGCCGAGCGGCGTTTATTTCTATCGCGTTAGCGCAAACCAGTTTGTGCAAACCCGGAAAATGCTGCTGGTTCGCTAA
- a CDS encoding type II toxin-antitoxin system PemK/MazF family toxin, which produces MTCKKWDIVLVPFPFTDLSTTKKRPALIVSPTEYNHGNEIVIAFVTSNLKSERTSDHIIREWQLAKLPKPSLIRMRFATIDRKMVIKTIGKLNGADITEFAGKIASFCGGN; this is translated from the coding sequence ATCACCTGTAAAAAATGGGACATTGTGCTGGTGCCGTTCCCGTTTACGGATTTATCGACGACCAAAAAGCGCCCAGCACTGATTGTGTCTCCGACCGAATACAATCATGGAAATGAAATCGTCATCGCGTTTGTGACGAGCAATTTGAAATCCGAAAGAACGAGCGATCATATCATCCGCGAATGGCAATTGGCCAAATTGCCCAAACCGTCACTTATCCGTATGCGCTTTGCAACAATTGACAGAAAAATGGTTATCAAAACAATTGGTAAATTGAACGGAGCGGACATCACCGAATTCGCCGGAAAAATTGCTTCATTTTGCGGCGGTAATTGA
- the udk gene encoding uridine kinase: MEKHGILIGLGGASGSGKTLVAKTLHRSLGSDKVAIIQEDAYYRDLGDMPIEERAKFNYDHPDAFDHGLLISHCHQMLNGEVIEQPIYDYKTHSRTSETRKIGPHQIIILEGILILAIPGLRDLMDIKIFVDTDPDICLIRRLQRDINERGRSVDSVLAQYQETVRPMYLQFIEPSKRYADIIIPRGGRNHIAIDIVKSKITQLLGES, encoded by the coding sequence ATGGAAAAACATGGCATTTTAATTGGACTTGGCGGGGCGAGCGGCTCCGGAAAAACACTGGTTGCCAAAACGCTGCACCGTTCGCTCGGTTCGGACAAAGTGGCGATTATTCAGGAAGATGCGTATTATCGCGATTTGGGCGATATGCCCATCGAGGAACGCGCCAAATTCAACTACGATCACCCGGATGCGTTCGACCACGGTTTGCTGATTTCGCACTGCCACCAGATGCTCAACGGCGAAGTGATCGAGCAGCCCATTTACGATTACAAAACGCATTCGCGAACCAGCGAAACCCGGAAAATCGGACCGCACCAGATTATTATTTTAGAAGGTATTTTGATTTTGGCGATTCCCGGATTGCGGGATTTGATGGACATCAAAATTTTTGTGGATACAGACCCGGACATCTGTCTGATTCGCCGGTTGCAGCGGGATATAAACGAACGCGGGCGCTCGGTGGATTCGGTGCTGGCGCAATATCAGGAAACGGTTCGCCCGATGTATCTGCAATTTATCGAGCCGTCCAAACGCTATGCGGATATCATTATTCCGCGCGGCGGTCGAAATCACATCGCCATTGATATCGTGAAAAGCAAAATCACTCAGCTACTCGGTGAGTCGTAA